One window of the Pristiophorus japonicus isolate sPriJap1 chromosome 23, sPriJap1.hap1, whole genome shotgun sequence genome contains the following:
- the LOC139235416 gene encoding zinc finger protein 154-like, whose amino-acid sequence MCRRRWQTLTQERQKHTRTTEKPWKCGDCGKGFSYQSALEIHQHIHTGERPFTCPVCGKPFIQSSELLKHQLVHTGERPFTCSECGKRFTQPSSLVKHQRVHTGERPFTCPVCGKRFIQSSDLRKHQRVHTGERSFTCPVCGKRFTGSSHLLKHQRVHTGERPFTCSKCGKGFTQSSHLLQHDRVHTRERPFTCSECGKRFTQPSSLVKHQRVHTGERPFPCSDCGKGFTQSSDLLAHQRVHTGERPFTCSECGKGFTVSSSLLSHQRVHTGERPFTCSECGKGFARSSNLLKHQRVHK is encoded by the exons atgtgcaggcggcggtggcagacgctgacgcaggag agacagaagcacacccgcaccacggagaaaccgtggaaatgtggggactgtgggaagggattcagctaccaGTCTGcactggaaattcatcaacacattcacactggggagaggccgttcacctgccctgtgtgtgggaagccattcattcagtcatccgaactgctgaaacaccagcttgttcacaccggggagaggccatttacctgctcagagtgtgggaagcgatttactcagccatccagcctggtgaaacaccagcgagttcacacaggggagaggccgttcacctgccccgtgtgtgggaagcgattcattcagtcatccgacctgcggaaacaccagcgagttcacaccggggagaggtcgttcacctgccccgtgtgtgggaagcgattcactgggtcatctcacctgctcaaacaccagcgagttcacaccggggagaggccattcacctgctcaaagtgtgggaagggattcactcagtcatctcacCTGCTGCAACACGACCGAGTTCACacgagggagaggccattcacctgctcagagtgtgggaagcgattcactcagccatccagcctggtgaaacaccagcgagttcacactggggagaggccgttcccctgctctgattgtgggaaaggattcactcagtcatccgacctgctggcacaccagcgagttcacactggggagaggccgttcacctgttctgagtgcgggaagggattcactgtgtcatccagcctgctgagtcaccagcgagttcacactggggagaggccgttcacctgttctgagtgtgggaagggattcgctcggtcatcaaacctgctgaaacaccagcgagttcacaagtga
- the LOC139235417 gene encoding zinc finger protein 271-like gives MGEGRRRKHTSTTEKPWKCGDCGKGFSYQSALEIHQHIHTGERPFTCPVCGKPFIQSSELLKHQLVHTGERPFTCSECGKRFTQPSSLVKHQRVHTGERPFTCPVCGKRFIQSSDLRKHQRVHTGERPFTCPVCGKRFIQSSDLRKHQRVHTGERSFTCPVCGKRFTGSSNLLKHQRVHTGERPFTCSKCGKGFTQSSHLLQHDRVHTRERPFTCSECGKRFTQPSDLLAHQRVHTGERPFPCSDFGKGFTQSSDLLAHQRVHTGERPFTCSECGKGFARSSNLLKHQRVHK, from the exons atgggagaagggaga agacggaagcacaccagcaccacggagaaaccgtggaaatgtggggactgtgggaagggattcagctaccaGTCTGcactggaaattcatcaacacattcacactggggagaggccgttcacctgcccagtgtgtgggaagccattcattcagtcatccgaactgctgaaacaccagcttgttcacaccggggagaggccatttacctgctcagagtgtgggaagcgatttactcagccatccagcctggtgaaacaccagcgagttcacacaggggagaggccgttcacctgccccgtgtgtgggaagcgattcattcagtcatccgacctgcggaaacaccagcgagttcacaccggggagaggcctttcacctgccccgtgtgtgggaagcgattcattcagtcatccgacctgcggaaacaccagcgagttcacaccggggagaggtcgttcacctgccccgtgtgtgggaagcgattcactgggtcatccaacctgctcaaacaccagcgagttcacactggggagaggccattcacctgctcaaagtgtgggaagggattcactcagtcatctcacCTGCTGCAACACGACCGAGTTCACacgagggagaggccattcacctgctcagagtgtgggaagcgattcactcagccatccgacctgctggcacaccagcgagttcacactggggagaggccgttcccctgctctgattttgggaaaggattcactcagtcatccgacctgctggcacaccagcgagttcacactggggagaggccgttcacctgctctgagtgtgggaagggattcgctcggtcatcaaacctgctgaaacaccagcgagttcacaagtga